From the genome of Candidatus Dormiibacterota bacterium, one region includes:
- the aroE gene encoding shikimate dehydrogenase: MPPRSLVVQVVACDTTEAMRSAYLSPDPRADIVELRLDLVRDLDADRLLRLPGKPKLITVRSRQQGGRARPADREPLLRRALTAGVDYVDLEYGGQDLHLLTGPGRSRRILSYHDLQGTPADLQGLHREMRAAGRDALLKIVTLADAASDVLRVRDLLRTAEPGQLVSFCMGPKGVPSRILARLWGSAAVYAPRRGAPGSSSGQVALEDLFDVYRFDRIGPTTRLLGVLGSPIAHSLSPWVHNTALTALGLDYRYLPFEAGTLAEFLPLLSELRLAGFSVTLPHKETILPHLDALDETARRVGAVNTVVKVWNRLEGHNTDVEAALLPLRRRMTLRGARVALMGAGGAARALVYGLSAEGGRVTLFNRSAGRGRDLARAFGVRHLPWDRLRRFPCDVLINATSVGLAPDAEQSPLPASWIAAPWVYDIVYNPPRTRLLREALARGHHIVDGVEMFVAQAAAQFLLFTGTEAPIKLMQETALRILGHEAPITGPARPRPRAAAPARPAKTRPARARPVRRRSRRARHR; the protein is encoded by the coding sequence GTGCCGCCCCGCTCCCTCGTCGTCCAGGTGGTGGCCTGCGACACCACCGAGGCGATGCGCAGCGCCTACCTGTCGCCCGATCCGCGGGCGGATATCGTTGAGCTTCGTCTCGACCTCGTCCGAGATCTGGATGCGGATCGTCTGCTCCGTCTCCCGGGAAAACCGAAGCTCATCACCGTGCGCAGCCGGCAGCAGGGTGGGCGCGCCCGGCCCGCCGATCGCGAGCCGCTCCTGCGCAGGGCCCTGACGGCCGGTGTGGACTACGTCGACCTGGAGTACGGCGGCCAGGACCTGCACCTGCTGACAGGACCGGGGCGCTCCCGGCGCATCCTCTCGTACCACGACCTCCAGGGGACGCCCGCCGACCTGCAGGGGCTCCATCGGGAGATGCGAGCGGCCGGAAGGGACGCGCTTCTCAAGATCGTGACGCTCGCCGATGCCGCCTCGGACGTCCTGCGCGTGCGCGACCTCCTGAGGACCGCGGAGCCCGGGCAGCTGGTGTCCTTCTGCATGGGGCCTAAGGGAGTGCCGAGCCGGATCCTGGCGCGCCTGTGGGGGTCGGCGGCCGTGTACGCGCCGCGCCGGGGCGCGCCCGGCAGCTCTTCAGGACAGGTGGCGCTCGAGGATCTGTTCGATGTGTACCGCTTCGATCGCATCGGCCCCACGACCCGACTGCTGGGTGTCCTCGGGTCGCCGATCGCCCACTCCCTGTCGCCGTGGGTCCACAATACCGCCCTGACGGCGCTCGGTCTCGATTACCGTTACCTGCCGTTCGAGGCGGGGACGCTCGCGGAATTCCTGCCTCTTCTGAGCGAGCTGCGCCTGGCCGGCTTCAGCGTCACGCTGCCCCACAAGGAGACGATTCTGCCGCACCTCGACGCGCTGGACGAGACCGCGCGGCGCGTCGGGGCGGTCAACACGGTCGTGAAGGTGTGGAACCGCCTCGAGGGGCACAACACCGACGTGGAGGCGGCTCTTCTTCCGCTGCGCCGGCGGATGACGCTGCGCGGAGCCCGCGTCGCGCTCATGGGCGCCGGGGGCGCGGCGCGCGCCCTGGTCTATGGTCTTTCCGCCGAGGGAGGCCGGGTCACGCTGTTCAACCGCTCGGCCGGTCGCGGCCGCGATCTGGCGCGGGCCTTCGGGGTTCGGCATCTTCCCTGGGATCGACTGCGGCGATTCCCGTGCGATGTCCTGATCAACGCCACCTCCGTCGGACTTGCACCGGACGCTGAGCAGTCCCCCCTGCCGGCCTCCTGGATCGCCGCCCCCTGGGTCTACGACATCGTCTACAACCCTCCCCGGACCAGGCTTCTCCGCGAGGCGCTGGCGCGCGGGCACCACATCGTCGACGGAGTCGAGATGTTCGTGGCGCAGGCGGCCGCGCAGTTCCTCCTGTTCACGGGCACAGAGGCCCCCATCAAGCTGATGCAGGAGACGGCTCTCAGGATCCTCGGACACGAGGCGCCCATCACCGGGCCCGCCCGCCCCCGACCCCGCGCGGCCGCGCCGGCGCGTCCTGCGAAGACTCGCCCGGCGCGGGCGCGCCCGGTGCGCCGGCGCTCCCGGCGGGCGCGACATCGCTGA
- the trpE gene encoding anthranilate synthase component I, producing the protein MTNGFSVDAADLPGLARQGNIIPVCREMEADLLTPVAAFLRIARGARQPFLLESVEGGEAIARYSFLGRDPTALVRSTVDGELSGGDPLRALRRAMSGNRPVRLGDLPRFTGGAVGYLSYDVVRLLERLPRSIEDDVRLPDMMFGIYDTVLAFDHLKQRIQIVSNIRTEEGGRPLGAGALRERHGAACRRIEAMERLLLRPAPAPAPRRHRRGRWKANISEALYKENVRHAKDYIRAGDIFQVVLSQRFERRAAAAPFSIYRALRRINPSPYMYYVDFGEVALAGASPEMLVRVEGDRIRTRPIAGTRPRGRDEEEDLALEDELRTDPKERAEHVMLVDLGRNDLGRVSRPGTVEVSRFMGVERFSHVMHLVSEVTGRLRADRDAFDGLLACFPAGTVSGAPKVRAMEIIEELETSRRGPYAGAIGYVDYSGNLDSCITIRTTVLARGVAHVQAGAGIVADSVPQQEYRECVSKAGALIDAIERAEARA; encoded by the coding sequence TTGACGAACGGCTTCAGCGTCGATGCGGCGGATCTCCCCGGACTGGCGCGCCAGGGCAATATCATCCCGGTGTGTCGCGAGATGGAGGCGGACCTGCTCACGCCGGTCGCCGCCTTCCTCCGCATCGCGCGGGGAGCGCGCCAGCCGTTCCTCCTCGAGTCGGTGGAAGGGGGCGAGGCGATCGCCCGCTACTCGTTCCTCGGACGCGATCCCACGGCGCTCGTGCGCTCCACGGTCGACGGCGAACTGTCGGGCGGCGATCCGCTGCGGGCGCTGCGACGGGCGATGTCCGGGAACCGGCCGGTGCGCCTGGGGGATCTGCCGCGCTTCACGGGCGGGGCGGTCGGTTACCTGTCATACGACGTCGTGCGGCTCCTCGAGCGGCTGCCGCGCTCGATCGAGGACGACGTGCGCCTCCCGGACATGATGTTCGGGATCTACGACACGGTCCTGGCGTTCGATCACCTGAAGCAGCGGATCCAGATCGTCTCGAACATCCGGACGGAGGAGGGGGGCCGTCCTCTGGGGGCCGGCGCCCTGCGCGAGCGCCACGGTGCGGCCTGCCGGCGCATCGAGGCGATGGAGAGGCTGCTGCTCCGCCCCGCGCCGGCACCGGCGCCTCGGCGGCACCGGCGGGGTCGCTGGAAGGCGAACATCAGCGAGGCGCTCTACAAGGAGAATGTCAGGCACGCCAAGGACTACATCCGGGCGGGCGACATCTTCCAGGTGGTCCTGTCGCAGCGCTTCGAGCGGCGGGCCGCGGCCGCGCCGTTCTCCATCTACCGCGCCCTGCGGCGCATCAATCCGTCGCCGTACATGTACTACGTCGACTTCGGCGAGGTGGCCCTGGCGGGCGCCTCGCCGGAGATGCTGGTCCGGGTCGAGGGGGACAGGATCAGGACCCGGCCGATCGCCGGCACGCGGCCGCGCGGGCGGGACGAGGAGGAGGACCTGGCCCTCGAGGATGAGCTGCGGACCGACCCCAAGGAGAGGGCGGAGCACGTCATGCTCGTGGACCTCGGCCGGAACGACCTGGGGCGCGTCAGCCGGCCCGGCACGGTCGAGGTCAGCCGCTTCATGGGCGTGGAGCGTTTCTCGCACGTCATGCATCTGGTCTCCGAGGTCACCGGACGGCTGCGGGCCGACCGGGACGCGTTCGACGGCCTGCTGGCCTGCTTCCCGGCGGGCACGGTCTCCGGCGCCCCGAAAGTGCGCGCCATGGAGATCATCGAAGAGCTCGAGACCAGCCGGCGCGGCCCGTATGCCGGTGCCATCGGCTACGTCGATTATTCGGGAAACCTCGATTCCTGCATCACCATAAGGACGACCGTCCTGGCGCGGGGGGTGGCGCACGTGCAGGCGGGGGCCGGGATCGTGGCCGATTCGGTGCCGCAGCAGGAGTACCGCGAGTGCGTCAGCAAGGCCGGGGCGCTCATCGACGCCATCGAGCGCGCGGAGGCCCGGGCGTGA
- a CDS encoding aminodeoxychorismate/anthranilate synthase component II encodes MIVVIDNYDSFTYNLVQYLQELGAEVEVYRNDRITVEGIAARRPESIVLSPGPKTPDQAGITLETVRTFSGKVPILGVCLGHQAIGQTFGGRVVRAPSLMHGKTSRIAHDGRTIFRGLENPFEATRYHSLVIAPDSVPAQLEVSARTEDGVLMGLRHREHPTEGVQFHPESVLTHEGKRLLKNFLEEPWPARR; translated from the coding sequence GTGATCGTCGTCATCGACAACTACGACTCGTTCACCTACAACCTCGTCCAGTACCTTCAGGAGCTGGGAGCCGAGGTGGAGGTGTACAGGAACGACCGGATCACGGTGGAGGGGATCGCGGCGCGCCGTCCTGAATCGATCGTCCTCTCCCCGGGCCCCAAGACCCCCGACCAGGCGGGCATCACCCTCGAGACCGTGCGGACGTTCTCGGGGAAGGTGCCGATCCTCGGGGTCTGCCTCGGCCATCAGGCCATCGGACAGACATTTGGCGGGCGCGTCGTGCGCGCTCCGTCGCTGATGCACGGCAAGACGAGCCGGATCGCGCACGACGGACGCACGATCTTTCGCGGTCTCGAGAACCCGTTCGAGGCGACGCGCTATCACTCGCTGGTGATCGCACCGGACAGCGTCCCGGCGCAACTCGAAGTCTCGGCGCGCACCGAGGACGGGGTCCTGATGGGGTTGAGGCACCGCGAACATCCGACCGAAGGAGTGCAGTTCCATCCCGAGTCGGTGCTCACTCATGAAGGCAAGAGACTCCTGAAGAACTTCCTGGAGGAACCGTGGCCGGCGCGGAGGTGA
- the trpD gene encoding anthranilate phosphoribosyltransferase, whose product MAGAEVKDDALQAIVTGLLEGGRLQPREAREVFEGIMDGRLPPARLAALLIALRMRGETVTEITEFARVMRERATPVRCDARVILDTCGTGGDGAGTFNISTLAAFVAAAAGVVVAKHGNRSVSSRCGSADLLQGLGIRVDVPAETVERSLREIGIGFLYAPRLHDAMRHAAPVRRELGVRTVFNLLGPLTNPAGARHQLLGLYDPARLEIVAEVLRELGSERVMVVHGEGLDEIALHGKTRVAELDRGEIRVREIVPEDAGLGRARLRDLLGGDPAENVRIARGILDGERGPRRDVVLLNAAAALLVAGRATDLVQGARQAAEAIDSGAARNVVERLRALCPIDDATR is encoded by the coding sequence GTGGCCGGCGCGGAGGTGAAGGACGACGCTCTCCAGGCCATCGTCACGGGGCTTCTGGAAGGCGGCCGTCTGCAGCCGCGTGAGGCCCGGGAGGTGTTCGAGGGGATCATGGACGGACGGCTCCCGCCGGCGCGCCTGGCGGCCCTCCTGATCGCCCTGCGGATGCGGGGGGAGACCGTGACGGAGATCACGGAGTTCGCCCGCGTGATGCGCGAGCGCGCCACGCCGGTGCGCTGCGACGCCCGCGTCATCCTGGACACCTGCGGCACGGGAGGCGACGGCGCCGGAACCTTCAACATCTCGACACTTGCGGCGTTCGTGGCCGCGGCCGCCGGCGTCGTGGTGGCGAAGCATGGCAACCGCTCGGTCAGCAGCCGCTGCGGCAGCGCCGATCTTCTGCAGGGCCTCGGCATCCGCGTCGACGTCCCGGCCGAGACGGTCGAACGATCGCTCCGGGAGATCGGGATCGGATTTCTGTATGCGCCCCGTCTCCACGACGCGATGCGTCACGCGGCGCCGGTGCGCCGTGAGCTCGGCGTTCGCACCGTGTTCAACCTGCTCGGGCCCCTGACCAATCCGGCCGGCGCGCGCCACCAGCTCCTGGGACTCTACGATCCCGCGCGCCTCGAGATCGTCGCGGAGGTCCTGCGAGAGCTCGGCTCGGAGCGGGTCATGGTGGTGCATGGCGAGGGCCTGGACGAGATTGCCCTGCACGGCAAGACGCGGGTCGCCGAGCTCGATCGCGGCGAGATCCGCGTTCGCGAGATCGTGCCGGAAGACGCGGGGCTCGGGCGCGCCCGTCTCCGGGATCTTCTCGGTGGCGATCCCGCCGAGAACGTCCGGATCGCGCGCGGCATCCTGGACGGGGAGCGCGGCCCGCGCCGCGATGTCGTACTTCTGAACGCGGCGGCGGCGCTCCTGGTCGCGGGGCGCGCGACCGACCTGGTCCAGGGAGCGCGGCAGGCCGCCGAGGCGATCGACTCGGGGGCCGCGCGTAACGTGGTGGAGCGGCTGCGCGCGCTCTGCCCGATCGACGACGCGACGCGCTGA
- the trpC gene encoding indole-3-glycerol phosphate synthase TrpC yields the protein MADILDRIVQAKRAQVARDKENVSPRRLIELATSAPPPRDLPAALRREGHINIIAEIKKASPSRGAIQARADAAGVAQAYASAGAVALSVLTESGFFLGTPEDLAQAKRSVAVPVLRKDFILEEYQVYESRVLGADSLLLIVRILPSRDLTTLIGVSRSLHMEPLVEVHTDEEARRAVDCGGTLIGVNNRNLQTLSVSIDNSLRIAEWLPGSAVRVSESGIETRQDIDRLRAAGYHAFLIGERLMREPDPGAALLSLLGDTTS from the coding sequence ATGGCCGACATTCTCGACCGGATCGTGCAGGCGAAGCGGGCGCAGGTGGCGCGCGACAAGGAGAACGTGTCGCCGCGCCGTTTGATCGAGCTCGCGACCAGCGCCCCGCCCCCGCGGGACCTGCCGGCGGCCCTGCGCCGCGAGGGGCACATCAACATCATCGCCGAGATCAAGAAGGCGTCTCCCTCCCGGGGAGCCATCCAGGCGCGCGCCGACGCGGCGGGCGTCGCCCAGGCGTACGCGTCGGCGGGCGCCGTCGCGCTCTCGGTCCTGACGGAGTCGGGCTTCTTCCTCGGGACACCCGAGGACCTGGCTCAGGCCAAGAGATCCGTGGCGGTGCCAGTGCTCCGGAAGGATTTCATCCTGGAGGAATACCAGGTGTACGAGAGCCGCGTGCTGGGGGCCGACTCGCTTCTGTTGATCGTGCGGATCCTGCCATCCCGGGATCTGACGACCCTCATCGGCGTGTCGCGCTCGCTCCACATGGAGCCGCTGGTGGAAGTGCACACCGACGAGGAGGCGCGGCGCGCGGTCGACTGCGGCGGCACTCTGATCGGGGTCAACAACAGGAATCTTCAGACCCTCTCCGTGTCGATCGACAACTCCCTGCGCATCGCGGAGTGGCTGCCGGGCAGCGCGGTGCGGGTCAGCGAGAGCGGCATCGAGACGCGGCAGGACATCGATCGGCTGCGCGCGGCGGGGTACCACGCCTTCCTGATCGGTGAGCGGCTGATGCGCGAGCCGGACCCGGGCGCGGCGCTCCTGAGTCTCCTCGGGGACACGACGTCATGA
- a CDS encoding phosphoribosylanthranilate isomerase, with the protein MIVRVKLCGLTRLEDVLLGVELGVDAFGFNFVEDSPRRITPAQARDLCAAVPPFTSRVGVFADQLPRVMEATALLAGLTCLQLHGDEPPESCRSIALPWYKAHRVGPDFVPESVSRYRSSTCLLDAHVPGRKGGTGTTFDWTVARLTSAYARVIVAGGLTPVNVGDAIAAARPYGIDVSSGVESAPGKKDRRLLSAFMKRVREAAMNVEENG; encoded by the coding sequence ATGATCGTGCGCGTCAAGCTGTGCGGGCTCACGCGGCTCGAAGACGTCCTTCTGGGCGTGGAGCTGGGCGTGGACGCCTTCGGCTTCAATTTCGTCGAGGACAGCCCGCGGCGGATCACGCCGGCGCAGGCCCGGGACCTGTGCGCCGCGGTGCCGCCGTTCACGTCCCGGGTCGGCGTGTTCGCCGACCAGCTGCCGCGTGTCATGGAAGCGACGGCGCTCCTGGCCGGGCTGACGTGCCTGCAGCTGCACGGCGACGAGCCGCCGGAGTCCTGCCGCTCGATCGCCCTGCCGTGGTACAAGGCGCACCGGGTCGGCCCGGACTTCGTGCCCGAGTCGGTGTCGCGCTACCGCTCCTCGACCTGCCTTCTGGACGCCCACGTGCCGGGGAGAAAGGGTGGAACGGGGACGACGTTCGACTGGACCGTGGCGCGCCTAACGTCGGCGTACGCCCGGGTCATCGTGGCCGGGGGACTGACGCCCGTCAACGTGGGGGACGCGATCGCCGCGGCCCGTCCCTACGGCATCGACGTCAGCAGCGGCGTCGAGAGCGCCCCCGGGAAGAAGGACCGCAGGCTCCTGAGCGCGTTCATGAAAAGGGTGCGTGAGGCGGCGATGAACGTGGAGGAGAACGGATGA